Proteins from a genomic interval of Ferrovibrio terrae:
- a CDS encoding molybdopterin-dependent oxidoreductase yields MRLIVNGKPHTYQGSPAKRLSDVLRDDLGLTGTKVGCNAGDCGACTVMIDGHQVCACLTAVGQAAGRPVVTVEGLQAHGTLSRLQTAFLKHGAAQCGICTPGMLMAATDLLAEVSKPDEQQVMDAIGGVLCRCTGYRKIVEAVLDATRTPDLPEVPEVGAAVGARSLKVDGLPKVEGTEKYGADYIPADALWLRVVRSPHARASFTLGDFSEVMRKYGLERVFTAADVPRNGFAIFDMKDQPVLADGIVRYRGEAVVALLGPREAVEAVKPDELPIQYAAEEAVSGVIMAAAPGAKLVQADKPENVLIRGNVAKGDIATGFAQAAVTAEGLFQTSFVEHAYIEPEAGWGVRIGDRIEIHASTQAPYMDRDEVAGVMQLPPDRVRIVPTACGGGFGGKLDVSVQPLIALAAWHSDRPVALVYTRPESMASSTKRHPARIKAKFGAANDGRLVAVETDADFDTGAYASWGPTVANRVPVHASGPYHVPHVRNRSRALFTNAPPSGAFRGFGVPQAAIAHETLMDDLAGKLGIDRLEMRYINAIRAGDLTATSQKLEHSAGLAECIAALRPQWQALNAEVEAFNARRKSLRRGIGIGCMWYGLGNTSISNPSTMRIGLRGDGRVFFYNGAVDIGQGSNTIFVQIVADALGVSMDRIDYVMGDTDRTEDAGKTSASRQTFVSGKATQLAAQDLRAQILRLANAGEDAKLNFDGAMLTVEDGGSVRRLDLATLSRLNDDGDVLLGSGRFDPPTTMLDANGQGVPYATYGFAAQMALVEVDTELGTVKVKKIIAAHDVGKAVNPTQVEGQIHGGIAQGLGLALMEEYLPGRTENLHDYLIPTVGDVPEIDVIMIEDAEPLGPFGAKGVGEPGLVPTAPAILGAIRHATGVRVAEVPVLPHRLHAALKQLPQAAE; encoded by the coding sequence ATGCGGCTGATCGTCAACGGCAAACCGCACACGTATCAGGGCTCGCCGGCCAAACGCCTGAGCGACGTGTTGCGCGACGATCTCGGCCTGACCGGCACCAAGGTCGGCTGCAATGCCGGCGATTGCGGCGCCTGTACGGTGATGATCGATGGTCATCAGGTCTGCGCCTGTCTCACCGCCGTCGGCCAGGCCGCCGGCCGGCCGGTGGTCACGGTCGAAGGCCTGCAGGCGCATGGTACGCTCAGCCGCCTGCAGACGGCGTTCCTCAAGCATGGCGCGGCGCAATGCGGCATCTGCACGCCCGGCATGCTGATGGCCGCCACCGACCTGCTGGCCGAGGTCTCAAAACCCGACGAGCAGCAGGTGATGGATGCCATCGGCGGCGTGCTCTGTCGCTGCACCGGCTATCGCAAGATCGTCGAAGCCGTGCTGGATGCCACCCGTACGCCCGATCTGCCTGAAGTGCCCGAGGTTGGCGCAGCGGTCGGCGCGCGCAGCCTGAAGGTGGACGGCCTGCCGAAGGTGGAAGGTACCGAGAAATACGGCGCCGATTATATTCCGGCCGATGCGCTGTGGCTGCGCGTGGTCCGAAGCCCGCATGCCCGCGCCAGCTTCACGCTGGGCGATTTCTCCGAGGTGATGCGCAAATACGGCCTTGAGCGCGTGTTCACCGCCGCCGATGTGCCGCGCAACGGCTTTGCGATTTTCGACATGAAGGACCAGCCGGTGCTGGCCGACGGCATCGTGCGCTATCGCGGCGAGGCGGTGGTGGCGCTGCTCGGTCCGCGCGAGGCGGTTGAAGCCGTGAAGCCGGATGAGTTGCCGATCCAGTATGCGGCGGAAGAGGCCGTCAGCGGCGTGATCATGGCGGCAGCACCGGGCGCGAAGCTGGTGCAGGCCGACAAACCGGAAAACGTGCTGATCCGTGGCAATGTCGCCAAGGGCGATATCGCGACAGGTTTCGCGCAGGCCGCCGTCACCGCCGAAGGCCTGTTCCAGACCAGTTTTGTCGAACATGCCTATATCGAGCCCGAAGCTGGCTGGGGCGTGCGCATCGGTGACCGCATCGAAATCCATGCCTCGACCCAGGCGCCCTATATGGACCGCGACGAAGTGGCTGGCGTGATGCAGTTGCCGCCGGATCGCGTGCGCATCGTGCCGACCGCCTGCGGCGGCGGCTTTGGCGGCAAGCTGGATGTTTCCGTCCAGCCGCTGATCGCGCTGGCGGCCTGGCACAGCGACCGCCCGGTGGCGCTGGTCTATACGCGGCCCGAAAGCATGGCTTCCAGCACCAAGCGGCATCCGGCGCGCATCAAGGCGAAATTCGGCGCGGCCAATGACGGCAGGCTGGTGGCGGTCGAAACCGATGCCGATTTCGACACCGGCGCCTATGCCAGCTGGGGGCCGACCGTGGCCAACCGCGTGCCGGTGCATGCGAGTGGTCCCTATCATGTGCCGCATGTGCGCAATCGCAGCCGCGCGCTGTTCACCAACGCGCCGCCGTCCGGCGCGTTTCGCGGCTTCGGCGTGCCGCAGGCGGCGATCGCGCATGAAACCCTGATGGACGACCTGGCTGGCAAGCTGGGCATCGACCGGCTGGAGATGCGCTACATCAACGCTATCCGCGCCGGCGACCTCACCGCCACCAGCCAGAAGCTGGAACATTCCGCCGGTCTGGCCGAGTGCATCGCCGCGCTGCGACCGCAATGGCAGGCGCTGAATGCTGAAGTCGAAGCCTTCAATGCGCGGCGCAAGAGCCTGCGGCGCGGCATCGGCATCGGCTGCATGTGGTATGGGCTGGGTAATACCTCGATCTCCAATCCCTCCACCATGCGGATCGGCCTGCGCGGCGATGGCCGGGTGTTTTTCTACAACGGCGCCGTCGATATCGGGCAGGGCTCGAACACCATCTTCGTGCAGATCGTCGCGGATGCGCTCGGCGTGTCGATGGATCGCATCGACTATGTGATGGGCGATACCGACCGCACGGAGGATGCTGGCAAGACCTCGGCTTCGCGCCAGACCTTCGTCTCGGGCAAGGCGACGCAGCTTGCGGCGCAGGACCTGCGCGCGCAAATTCTGCGGCTGGCCAATGCGGGTGAGGACGCGAAACTCAATTTTGATGGCGCGATGCTCACTGTTGAAGATGGTGGCTCGGTGCGCCGTCTCGATCTCGCCACGCTGTCGCGACTGAATGACGATGGTGACGTTTTGCTCGGCTCGGGCCGCTTCGATCCGCCCACCACCATGCTGGACGCCAACGGCCAGGGCGTGCCTTACGCCACCTATGGTTTCGCCGCGCAGATGGCATTGGTTGAAGTCGATACGGAGCTTGGGACGGTCAAGGTGAAGAAGATCATCGCCGCGCATGACGTGGGCAAGGCGGTGAATCCGACCCAGGTGGAAGGCCAGATTCATGGCGGCATCGCGCAGGGCCTCGGCCTCGCGCTAATGGAGGAATACCTGCCGGGCCGCACCGAAAATCTACACGACTACCTGATCCCGACCGTAGGCGATGTACCCGAGATCGACGTGATCATGATCGAGGATGCCGAGCCGCTCGGTCCCTTCGGCGCCAAGGGCGTCGGCGAGCCGGGCCTGGTGCCGACTGCGCCGGCCATCCTCGGCGCGATCCGCCATGCCACCGGCGTGCGCGTCGCCGAAGTGCCGGTCTTGCCGCATCGCCTGCACGCTGCACTCAAGCAGCTGCCGCAGGCAGCCGAGTAG
- a CDS encoding 6-hydroxynicotinate reductase, translating to MSHAVAPVSQNPASKDDVVRCDACPVLCRIRPGKAGACDRYANVEGVLTRVDPLVITERAASEGSVVPFLSGSEGWNGSVAAPPPAASFVTGIGAGTTYPDYKPAPFIVSSQHDGVDMVTVVTEGIFSYCGVKVKIDTDRYLGPEQAAVRVNGEAVGHVTTAEYGSQMLSLGGVHHLTGGSKKEGNVTCDTLLALCNKQAVTLQIDGGSELIVQAGKPPVVNGTPEARMRVGCGSATIGIFAKQWLGHADEVIVVDDHITGVLTEHQAGRFLDMPLSGIRVRGRKSTPGRYFQVADPGLGWGGTNISDPLEIVESIDAKAAWPGMKLLMVSTTGEHSAWYVLDDQLKPQPAEMPAPIRVVVDRIAENCEPSLCTVLFMAGAGGSLRAGVTENPVRLTLSVKDRLTRVTSGGAPVYVWPGGGITYMVDVARMPDNSFGYVPTPALVAPIEFTLQRDDYAALGGHMDYVVQLEDVLQAGRLSKLAQRADNPWPISRPTAEEQP from the coding sequence ATGAGCCACGCCGTCGCCCCCGTTTCGCAAAATCCGGCCTCAAAAGACGATGTCGTCCGCTGCGATGCCTGCCCGGTGCTCTGTCGCATCCGGCCCGGCAAGGCCGGCGCCTGCGACCGCTATGCCAATGTCGAGGGCGTGCTGACCCGCGTCGATCCACTGGTGATCACCGAGCGCGCCGCCAGCGAAGGCAGTGTCGTGCCGTTTCTCTCTGGGAGTGAAGGCTGGAACGGCAGTGTGGCTGCGCCGCCGCCTGCAGCCAGCTTCGTCACCGGCATCGGCGCCGGCACAACCTATCCTGACTACAAGCCGGCGCCTTTCATCGTGTCGTCGCAGCATGACGGCGTCGATATGGTCACCGTCGTGACCGAGGGCATCTTCAGCTATTGCGGCGTGAAGGTGAAAATTGACACCGACCGCTATCTCGGCCCCGAACAGGCCGCCGTGCGCGTCAATGGCGAAGCCGTGGGTCATGTCACCACGGCCGAATACGGCTCGCAGATGCTGTCGCTCGGCGGCGTGCATCATCTCACCGGCGGCAGCAAGAAGGAAGGCAACGTCACCTGCGATACGCTGCTGGCGCTCTGTAACAAGCAGGCTGTCACCCTGCAGATCGATGGCGGTTCCGAACTGATCGTGCAGGCTGGCAAGCCACCGGTCGTCAACGGCACGCCAGAAGCGCGCATGCGTGTCGGCTGCGGTTCGGCCACCATCGGCATTTTTGCCAAGCAGTGGCTCGGCCATGCCGACGAGGTGATCGTGGTCGACGACCACATCACCGGCGTGCTGACCGAACACCAGGCCGGCCGTTTCCTCGATATGCCGCTCTCTGGAATCAGAGTGCGCGGCCGCAAGTCTACGCCGGGCCGCTATTTCCAGGTTGCTGATCCCGGCCTGGGCTGGGGCGGCACCAACATTTCCGATCCGCTTGAGATCGTCGAAAGCATCGATGCCAAGGCCGCCTGGCCCGGCATGAAGCTGCTGATGGTCTCGACCACCGGCGAGCATAGCGCCTGGTATGTGCTGGACGACCAGCTGAAGCCGCAGCCGGCCGAGATGCCGGCCCCGATCAGGGTGGTGGTGGATCGCATCGCCGAGAATTGCGAACCTTCGCTTTGCACCGTGCTGTTCATGGCTGGCGCGGGTGGCAGCCTGCGCGCTGGTGTCACGGAGAATCCCGTACGGCTGACCCTGTCGGTGAAAGATCGCCTGACCCGTGTCACCTCGGGCGGCGCACCGGTCTATGTCTGGCCCGGCGGCGGCATCACCTACATGGTGGATGTGGCCCGCATGCCGGATAACTCTTTCGGCTACGTGCCGACACCGGCGCTGGTCGCGCCCATCGAGTTCACCTTGCAGCGCGACGACTATGCCGCGCTCGGCGGTCATATGGATTATGTCGTGCAGCTGGAGGACGTGCTGCAGGCCGGCCGTCTGAGCAAGCTGGCGCAGCGTGCCGACAATCCCTGGCCGATCTCGCGGCCCACGGCGGAGGAGCAGCCATGA